In Triticum aestivum cultivar Chinese Spring chromosome 5B, IWGSC CS RefSeq v2.1, whole genome shotgun sequence, the following proteins share a genomic window:
- the LOC123116913 gene encoding cytochrome c1, with the protein MGVAASAASPPPEAAAPADPPAKEDIEHGSAAAASAAAAAPPEAAAAADSPAKEEAQSAAAAAAAPGGEADAAGETVVLDAAAEGGEEEEEGECGFCVYMKGGGCKEEFVGWEKCVEQAEAEGGYVVERCHDATAALRRCMDKFPDYYEPILRAERAMAEDLEAFKASEASEPSPASPPPPAAEEEQGDDKKQAEAVVAKEKEDLAA; encoded by the coding sequence ATGGgagtcgccgcctccgccgcctcccctcccccGGAGGCCGCCGCGCCCGCCGATCCACCGGCCAAAGAAGATATCGAGCAtggctctgccgccgccgcctcagcagcagcagctgcgcccccggaggccgccgcggCCGCAGATTCACCGGCAAAGGAAGAGGcccagtccgccgccgccgccgccgccgctcccggcgGCGAGGCGGACGCGGCGGGGGAGACGGTGGTCCTGGACGCCGCCGCGgagggaggcgaggaggaggaggaaggggagtgCGGGTTTTGCGTGTACATGAAGGGCGGCGGGTGCAAGGAGGAGTTCGTGGGGTGGGAGAAGTGCGTGGAGCAGGCGGAGGCGGAAGGCGGCTACGTCGTCGAGCGCTGCCACGACGCCACCGCCGCGCTGCGCAGGTGCATGGACAAGTTCCCGGACTACTACGAGCCCATCCTCCGCGCCGAGCGCGCCATGGCCGAGGATCTCGAGGCCTTCAAGGCCAGCGAAGCCTCCGAGCCCTCCCCCGCCTCACCGCCGCCCCCGGCGGCCGAGGAGGAACAGGGCGACGATAAGAAgcaggcggaggcggtggtggcgaaGGAGAAGGAGGATCTTGCGGCCTGA